Proteins found in one Myxococcaceae bacterium JPH2 genomic segment:
- a CDS encoding 2,3-dihydro-2,3-dihydroxybenzoate dehydrogenase has protein sequence MEQQIRVALVTGAAQGIGASVARALAEEGRVAALDRNAERLGATARELRARGLDVTGFPVDVSDRASVDAAVDRVERELGPIAVLANVAGILRVSPALSITDEDWAATFAVNTQGVFHVSRAVAQRMVPRRAGCIVTVASNASGVPRIGMAAYSASKAASAMFTKCLGLELAPHGIRCNVVSPGSTDTAMQRALWPDEQGGQAVIAGSLEAFRLGIPLGRIASPDDIAEAVRFLASDRARHITLHDLCVDGGATLGV, from the coding sequence ATGGAACAGCAGATACGCGTGGCCCTCGTGACGGGGGCCGCTCAGGGGATTGGTGCGTCCGTCGCTCGGGCGCTCGCCGAGGAAGGCCGCGTCGCCGCCCTGGACCGGAATGCGGAGCGACTGGGCGCCACCGCGCGGGAGCTGCGCGCCCGGGGGCTCGACGTCACGGGCTTCCCCGTGGACGTGAGTGACCGCGCCTCGGTGGACGCCGCCGTCGATCGCGTCGAACGGGAGCTGGGCCCCATCGCGGTGCTCGCCAACGTCGCTGGCATACTGCGCGTATCACCCGCTCTCTCAATCACAGACGAGGACTGGGCGGCCACGTTCGCGGTGAACACGCAGGGCGTCTTTCATGTCTCGCGCGCGGTGGCGCAACGCATGGTGCCGCGACGGGCCGGTTGTATTGTCACGGTTGCGTCCAATGCTTCTGGAGTTCCCCGGATAGGGATGGCCGCCTACTCCGCCTCCAAGGCAGCCTCGGCGATGTTCACCAAGTGTCTGGGATTGGAGCTGGCGCCCCACGGCATCCGCTGCAACGTCGTGTCGCCCGGCTCCACCGACACGGCCATGCAGCGCGCGCTCTGGCCGGACGAACAGGGTGGTCAGGCGGTCATCGCCGGTTCCCTGGAGGCGTTCCGACTGGGCATCCCACTGGGACGCATCGCCTCCCCCGACGACATCGCCGAGGCCGTGCGCTTCCTCGCCTCGGACCGGGCGCGCCACATCACCCTGCATGACCTCTGCGTGGATGGTGGCGCCACGCTGGGGGTCTAG
- the dhbC gene encoding isochorismate synthase DhbC — protein sequence MRTVEQQAQAPRMLAAQLLQSYEPGSSFFFATPRRTLLARGTFATVPCSGGPDALAHLPSRVATVLHDARQAAHDIPVVVGAVPFDGSAPAQLVVPMTLQRAGPLEFDTQSPAHRPLQARYTVRPVPEPTVYLNGVAQALELMRSGPLRKVVLSRALDLEAAGPIDLQQLLHNLARRNPTGYTFAADLPMARSGAPGTGRRTLIGASPELLVSRSGLQVLANPLAGSAARSADPVEDQARANALRSSPKDLHEHAVVIDAVAEALRPYCTTLEVPEAPSLVSTSTMWHLSSRIRGDLRDPAISSLMLATALHPTPAVCGFPTRLAHEAIGHIEPFARGYYTGTVGWCDATGDGQWAVTIRCAEADAHTLRLFAGAGIVAGSRPESELAETEAKFRTMLQAMGLGSEVQA from the coding sequence ATGAGGACGGTGGAGCAGCAGGCCCAGGCGCCCCGCATGCTGGCCGCGCAGTTGTTGCAGAGCTACGAGCCGGGCTCATCGTTCTTCTTCGCGACGCCGCGGCGCACGTTGCTGGCGCGTGGCACCTTCGCGACGGTGCCGTGCTCGGGAGGGCCGGACGCGCTCGCGCACCTCCCCTCTCGCGTGGCGACCGTGCTGCACGACGCGCGACAGGCGGCGCACGACATCCCCGTCGTCGTGGGCGCAGTTCCCTTCGATGGCTCGGCGCCCGCGCAGCTCGTGGTGCCCATGACCCTCCAGCGTGCGGGCCCCCTGGAGTTCGACACCCAGTCGCCCGCGCACCGCCCGCTCCAGGCTCGCTACACGGTGCGGCCGGTGCCCGAGCCCACCGTCTACCTGAACGGCGTCGCACAGGCCCTGGAGCTGATGCGCAGCGGGCCGCTTCGCAAAGTGGTCTTGTCGCGCGCCCTGGACCTGGAGGCCGCGGGCCCCATCGACCTTCAGCAGCTCCTGCACAACCTCGCGCGGCGCAACCCCACGGGCTACACGTTCGCGGCGGACCTCCCCATGGCGCGAAGCGGCGCACCCGGCACGGGGAGACGGACGCTGATTGGCGCCAGCCCCGAGCTGCTGGTCTCGCGCTCCGGGCTCCAGGTCCTCGCCAATCCGCTGGCGGGCTCCGCCGCGCGGTCCGCGGATCCAGTGGAGGACCAGGCGCGGGCCAACGCGCTGCGCTCCTCGCCCAAGGACCTGCACGAGCACGCGGTGGTCATCGACGCCGTCGCGGAGGCCCTCCGTCCGTACTGCACGACGCTGGAAGTGCCTGAGGCCCCATCGCTCGTGAGCACGTCCACGATGTGGCACCTCTCCAGTCGGATCCGCGGAGATCTGCGCGACCCGGCCATCTCGTCGCTGATGCTGGCCACCGCCCTGCACCCCACCCCCGCCGTGTGCGGCTTCCCCACGCGGCTGGCGCACGAAGCGATTGGCCACATCGAGCCATTCGCGCGGGGCTACTACACCGGCACGGTGGGCTGGTGCGACGCCACGGGAGACGGGCAGTGGGCGGTGACCATCCGCTGCGCCGAGGCGGACGCGCACACGCTCCGACTGTTCGCGGGCGCGGGCATCGTGGCGGGTTCCCGCCCGGAGTCAGAGCTGGCGGAGACCGAGGCCAAGTTCCGCACCATGCTCCAGGCCATGGGTCTGGGCTCCGAGGTGCAGGCGTGA
- a CDS encoding (2,3-dihydroxybenzoyl)adenylate synthase, whose amino-acid sequence MGILLGCPTWPESFATRYRAAGYWKGETFGELLRERGRRHGDRTAVVSGAQRLSYGELDARVDQLAAGFHALGIRARDRVVVQLPNVAAFLEVCFALFRLGALPVFALPAHRGAEIGYFCAFTEAVAYVIPEQHAGFDYRMLAEQVRAKTPTLRHVIVAGAAGPFVGLSTLYAPPIAVDSPQAHDVAFFQLSGGSTGVPKLIPRTHDDYLYSVRASADICGLDASSVYLCALPVAHNFPLSSPGVLGALHAGATVVMAPNPSPDTAFPLIERERVSITALVPPLAMVWMESATARRHDLSSLRVLQVGGARLSDEAARRVRPVLGCTLQQVFGMAEGLVNYTRLDDPEDRIVTTQGRPISPDDEVRVVDDDDRDVAPGETGHLLTRGPYTIRGYYQAEAHNARAFTSDGFYRTGDLVRRTPEGCLVVEGRAKDQINRGGDKIAAEEIENHLLAHPAVHDAAVVALPDPYLGERTCAFVIPRGTPPHPMSLTAFLRERGLAAFKLPDRVEFIDAFPQTGVGKVSKKALREALARASAPSR is encoded by the coding sequence ATGGGTATCCTGCTGGGCTGCCCCACCTGGCCCGAGTCCTTCGCCACGCGCTACCGCGCCGCGGGGTACTGGAAGGGCGAGACCTTCGGCGAGCTGCTGCGTGAACGGGGGCGACGCCACGGGGATCGCACCGCGGTGGTGTCCGGCGCCCAGCGGCTGAGCTACGGCGAACTCGACGCGCGCGTGGATCAGCTCGCGGCGGGCTTCCATGCCCTGGGCATCCGCGCTCGGGACCGCGTCGTGGTGCAGCTCCCCAACGTCGCGGCGTTCCTGGAGGTGTGCTTCGCCCTCTTCCGGTTGGGCGCGCTGCCGGTGTTCGCCCTGCCCGCCCATCGCGGCGCTGAGATTGGCTACTTCTGCGCCTTCACCGAAGCCGTGGCCTACGTGATTCCCGAACAGCACGCGGGGTTCGACTACCGCATGCTCGCCGAGCAGGTCCGCGCCAAGACGCCCACGCTGCGGCACGTGATCGTGGCGGGCGCCGCCGGACCGTTCGTCGGACTGAGCACGCTCTACGCCCCGCCCATCGCGGTGGACAGCCCTCAGGCACACGACGTGGCGTTCTTCCAGCTCTCGGGCGGAAGCACCGGCGTGCCGAAGCTCATCCCGCGCACGCACGACGACTACCTCTACAGCGTGCGCGCGAGCGCGGACATCTGCGGCCTGGATGCCTCCAGCGTCTACCTCTGCGCGCTCCCGGTGGCGCACAACTTCCCGCTCAGCTCGCCGGGAGTGCTCGGCGCGCTTCACGCGGGCGCGACGGTCGTGATGGCGCCGAACCCCAGCCCGGACACGGCCTTCCCGCTCATCGAGCGCGAGCGCGTGAGCATCACCGCGCTGGTGCCGCCCTTGGCGATGGTCTGGATGGAATCCGCCACGGCCCGGCGGCATGACCTGTCGAGCCTCCGCGTGCTGCAGGTGGGCGGTGCCCGACTGAGCGACGAGGCAGCCCGCCGCGTGCGGCCCGTGCTGGGGTGCACGCTCCAGCAGGTCTTCGGCATGGCGGAGGGGCTGGTCAACTACACCCGCCTGGACGACCCCGAGGATCGCATCGTCACCACGCAGGGCCGTCCCATCTCTCCGGACGATGAGGTCCGGGTGGTCGATGACGACGACCGCGACGTGGCGCCGGGCGAGACGGGCCACCTCCTGACGCGCGGCCCCTACACCATTCGCGGCTACTACCAGGCCGAGGCACACAACGCGCGGGCCTTCACCTCGGACGGCTTCTACCGCACCGGCGACCTGGTCCGACGGACGCCCGAGGGGTGCCTCGTCGTCGAGGGGCGCGCGAAGGATCAGATCAACCGCGGAGGCGACAAGATCGCCGCCGAGGAGATCGAAAACCACCTGCTGGCGCATCCCGCCGTCCATGACGCCGCGGTGGTCGCGCTGCCGGATCCGTATCTCGGGGAGCGCACCTGCGCGTTCGTCATACCCCGAGGCACGCCGCCGCACCCCATGTCGCTCACCGCCTTCCTGCGCGAGCGCGGGCTGGCGGCCTTCAAGCTTCCCGACCGCGTCGAGTTCATCGACGCCTTCCCTCAAACCGGCGTCGGCAAGGTCAGCAAGAAGGCGCTGCGCGAGGCCCTCGCGCGCGCCTCGGCTCCGTCGCGCTGA
- a CDS encoding isochorismatase family protein — translation MALPIIAPYPMPGVADLPRNKVSWTPDPRRAVLLIHDMQRYFVDVFTADQSPVKELVANIQRLRQRCLALGIPVVYSAQPGGQTSEQRGLLLDFWGAGVSDGHHKKDIIDALTPGEGDIRLTKWRYSAFRKTPLMDIMRERGRDQILICGIYAHIGCLQTASDAFMSDVRPFLVADALGDFSLEHHQLALNYASQLCAVTATTQQLLEQLGPAPQAALSRERIREEVAELLQQSASDLGDDDNLLDRGLDSIRIMSLVERWRSTGAEVTFVDLAERPSLTEWFGLLRAPSASPHPSPST, via the coding sequence ATGGCGCTCCCCATCATCGCTCCCTATCCCATGCCCGGCGTCGCCGACCTCCCTCGCAACAAGGTCTCTTGGACGCCCGACCCGCGCCGCGCGGTGCTGCTCATCCACGACATGCAGCGCTACTTCGTGGACGTCTTCACGGCGGACCAGTCCCCCGTCAAGGAGCTGGTCGCGAACATCCAGCGGCTGCGGCAGCGCTGCCTCGCGCTGGGAATCCCCGTCGTGTACTCGGCGCAGCCCGGAGGACAGACCTCCGAGCAGCGCGGCCTCCTGCTCGACTTCTGGGGCGCGGGCGTCAGCGACGGCCACCACAAGAAAGACATCATCGACGCGCTCACGCCGGGCGAGGGAGACATCCGCCTCACCAAGTGGCGCTACAGCGCGTTCCGCAAGACGCCGCTCATGGACATCATGCGCGAGCGCGGACGCGATCAGATCCTCATCTGCGGCATCTACGCGCACATCGGCTGCCTCCAGACGGCCAGCGATGCCTTCATGAGCGACGTGCGTCCGTTCCTCGTCGCGGATGCCTTGGGCGACTTCTCGCTTGAGCACCACCAGCTCGCGCTGAACTACGCCTCGCAGCTCTGCGCGGTGACGGCCACGACGCAGCAGCTGCTCGAACAGCTCGGTCCCGCGCCCCAGGCCGCGCTGAGCCGCGAGCGGATCCGCGAGGAGGTCGCCGAGCTGCTCCAGCAGTCCGCCAGCGACCTCGGAGATGACGACAACCTCCTCGACCGCGGGCTCGACTCCATTCGCATCATGAGCCTGGTGGAGCGGTGGCGGAGCACGGGCGCCGAGGTCACCTTCGTCGATCTCGCCGAGCGGCCCTCGCTCACCGAGTGGTTCGGCCTGCTCCGCGCGCCCTCCGCGTCCCCCCATCCGTCCCCTTCGACCTGA
- the mxcG gene encoding myxochelin non-ribosomal peptide synthetase MxcG, whose amino-acid sequence MHESAETGLPLSAAQQGIWVGQQLDVRSPIYNAGECIEIRGPLDTEHFEVAIQQALGEAEALHARFSVLSGESRQHLLPRATIALRRVDLRGATDAWATARDWMHRDLGQTVDLGEGPLFGTALLQAAPERFFWFLRVHHIALDGFGFSLLTRRVADLYTARMTGRAAPGGFGSLQAVLDEDVAYQRSAQREADRAFWMERFADGLTPVTLAAPAPMSATFVRRTHHLSTSEVERLQSLARREGLSWPDLLLSTTAAWLHRETSSTEVVLGLPVMSRLGSAALRVPCMAMNIVPLRVKARPEAGLLDIARGVAHEVRSARPHLRYRYEQLRRDLRRVGGPRRLFGPVVNIMPFDYGVRFAGIPSIAHNVSAGPVEDLSIGVYARSDGGGLRVDFDANPACYREERLAAHQQEFIQLLEDLVTAPERPIARASTGSVSPSLLDGGPLPVAPRAVLACITEQARLRPQAIAVEHGPYSLTYEALLTAATDVAARLVDAGVRPDTPVAVMVPRSLDAITAVLGVLLSGAGYLPIDPYGPVTRTAAILADADPELILSLVETRLGQGAGPLPVGGLVLRRREMEQARQPSPREADDRLAYVIYTSGSTGQPNGVEVTQGALAHFVAGATHRYGLSAEDRVLQFAPLHFDASVEELFLTLCTGARLVLRTDAMLQSVPRLLESCAERDITVLDLPTAFWHELAYAVSTGAVALPPSLRTVIIGGEAALPERVARWRDTVPPSVQLLNTYGPTEATVVATSARLGAPGAEAADPGIPIGLPLPGVRAALVDAHGAVVPRGDEGELYLMGDGLARGYLGRDALTAARFVPITSLPDAPRAYRTGDRARMRGDGQLVFVGRVDDEFKISGHRIAPAEVESVLLTHPAVQAVAVVGQVLPSGARRLCAQVVAQAPVPTTAALREHVRARLPAPMVPGALVFVESLPRTSTGKIDRAALLRAFPAEDPGFTEETTVMERRVLEVWEQVLGVRGASPRDDFFDLGGQSLQSIQVANRLSIMLGREVPVATVFRHPTAAALALALEHGEAEVPRAEGLPASLLADAALPEDVVPPRLTATSGPPRCILLTGASGFVGAHLLDQLLRRTDARVICPVRARDASHAMKRLQAALTSQRLAPRGLNERVVALPADLTQPHLGLERSRYDALAQECDAILHNAAVVSVVREYSSLQAANVRGTRELLRLAVTGRAKPFHHVSTLAVAPQRDLHPEVPEAFVPAHAGLRDGYQQSKWAAERLVEQASERGLPVNVYRLGRVVGAPDTALVNPQDLVWRILLAGIPVGALPRLDMGETWTPVDYVAKAVVQLVREPRPGTVFNLAPVPEVRLPELFTWVREFGYPIELCSAPEWSARVAQHSRSPEHDSTLAFFDLRSGDARPVFGLGAIRAERIIEALADTDITCPAADRALLHRYLDTCVAQGLLPPPARPWDLSPSRSAPRSETTPT is encoded by the coding sequence ATGCATGAGTCAGCGGAAACGGGCCTGCCCTTGTCGGCGGCCCAGCAGGGCATCTGGGTGGGCCAGCAGCTCGACGTCCGGAGCCCCATCTACAACGCCGGCGAGTGCATCGAGATTCGTGGCCCGCTCGACACCGAGCACTTCGAGGTCGCGATCCAGCAGGCGCTGGGTGAGGCCGAGGCCCTCCACGCTCGCTTCAGCGTCCTGTCTGGCGAGTCGCGCCAGCACCTGCTCCCGCGCGCGACCATCGCCCTGCGGCGCGTGGACCTGCGCGGCGCCACCGACGCTTGGGCCACCGCGCGGGACTGGATGCATCGGGACCTGGGCCAGACGGTCGACCTGGGCGAGGGCCCTCTCTTCGGAACGGCGCTGCTCCAGGCCGCGCCGGAACGCTTCTTCTGGTTCCTGCGCGTGCACCACATCGCGCTGGATGGGTTCGGGTTCTCGTTGCTCACCCGCCGCGTGGCCGACCTCTACACGGCCCGGATGACGGGGCGTGCCGCACCGGGAGGCTTCGGCTCGCTTCAGGCCGTCCTCGACGAGGACGTGGCGTACCAGCGCAGCGCCCAGCGCGAGGCGGACCGCGCCTTCTGGATGGAGCGATTCGCGGATGGCCTCACGCCCGTCACCCTCGCGGCGCCCGCGCCGATGTCCGCGACGTTCGTGCGGCGGACGCACCACCTGTCCACCTCCGAGGTCGAGCGGCTCCAGTCCCTGGCCCGGCGCGAGGGGCTGAGCTGGCCGGACCTGCTGCTCTCCACCACCGCGGCGTGGCTGCATCGCGAGACGTCCTCGACGGAGGTCGTGCTGGGCCTGCCCGTCATGTCGCGACTGGGCTCCGCCGCGCTGCGCGTGCCGTGCATGGCCATGAACATCGTGCCGCTGCGCGTGAAGGCGCGTCCTGAGGCGGGGCTGCTCGACATCGCCCGAGGCGTGGCCCATGAGGTCCGCTCGGCGCGTCCGCACCTGCGCTATCGCTATGAGCAGCTTCGACGCGACCTGCGCCGCGTGGGTGGCCCGCGGCGCTTGTTCGGCCCCGTGGTCAACATCATGCCGTTCGACTACGGCGTGCGCTTCGCTGGCATCCCCTCCATCGCGCACAACGTCTCGGCGGGCCCCGTCGAGGACCTGTCCATTGGCGTGTATGCCCGCTCCGATGGCGGTGGGCTCCGAGTGGACTTCGATGCCAACCCCGCGTGCTACCGCGAGGAGCGCCTCGCCGCGCATCAGCAGGAGTTCATCCAGCTCCTGGAGGATCTCGTCACCGCGCCGGAGCGCCCCATCGCGCGTGCTTCAACGGGATCAGTCTCCCCGTCGCTGCTCGATGGCGGGCCGCTGCCCGTCGCACCCCGCGCCGTTCTCGCGTGCATCACCGAGCAGGCGCGCCTCCGCCCCCAGGCGATCGCGGTGGAGCATGGCCCCTACTCGCTCACCTACGAAGCGCTGCTCACGGCCGCGACGGACGTCGCTGCCCGGCTCGTGGACGCGGGCGTGCGACCGGACACACCGGTCGCCGTCATGGTGCCGCGGAGTCTGGATGCCATCACGGCGGTGCTCGGCGTCCTCCTCTCGGGAGCGGGCTACCTCCCCATCGACCCCTATGGCCCCGTCACGCGCACCGCCGCCATCCTCGCGGACGCGGATCCAGAGCTGATCCTCTCGCTGGTGGAAACGCGGCTGGGGCAAGGCGCGGGCCCGCTTCCCGTGGGCGGACTGGTCCTCCGTCGGCGCGAGATGGAGCAGGCCCGCCAGCCGTCACCGCGTGAGGCGGACGATCGTCTGGCCTACGTCATCTACACCTCGGGCTCCACGGGGCAGCCCAACGGCGTGGAGGTCACCCAGGGCGCGCTCGCGCACTTCGTCGCGGGGGCCACGCACCGCTATGGCTTGAGCGCCGAGGATCGCGTGCTCCAGTTCGCGCCGCTCCACTTCGATGCCAGCGTCGAGGAACTCTTCCTCACCCTCTGCACCGGCGCGCGGTTGGTGCTCCGCACCGACGCGATGCTCCAGTCCGTGCCGCGCCTCCTGGAGTCCTGCGCCGAGCGCGACATCACCGTGCTCGATCTGCCCACCGCGTTCTGGCACGAGCTGGCCTACGCGGTCTCCACCGGCGCGGTCGCCCTCCCGCCCTCGCTTCGCACCGTCATCATCGGGGGCGAGGCCGCGCTCCCCGAGCGTGTGGCGCGATGGCGCGACACCGTTCCGCCCTCCGTACAGCTGCTCAACACCTACGGCCCCACCGAGGCCACCGTCGTCGCGACATCCGCGCGGCTGGGCGCACCGGGCGCGGAGGCCGCGGACCCTGGCATCCCCATCGGGCTGCCGCTCCCCGGTGTTCGCGCGGCGCTGGTGGACGCGCACGGCGCCGTCGTCCCGCGCGGTGACGAGGGCGAGCTGTACCTCATGGGCGATGGACTCGCGCGCGGCTACCTCGGGCGCGACGCGCTCACGGCCGCGCGGTTCGTCCCGATCACGTCCCTGCCGGATGCGCCCCGTGCGTATCGCACCGGGGATCGCGCACGGATGCGTGGAGACGGGCAGCTCGTCTTCGTGGGGCGCGTGGACGACGAGTTCAAGATCTCCGGTCACCGCATCGCCCCCGCCGAGGTGGAGTCCGTCCTCCTCACCCACCCCGCGGTCCAGGCCGTCGCCGTGGTGGGCCAGGTCCTCCCCAGCGGCGCGCGCCGGCTCTGCGCGCAGGTGGTCGCCCAGGCTCCGGTCCCGACCACAGCGGCGCTGCGCGAGCACGTCCGCGCACGGCTGCCCGCCCCCATGGTCCCCGGGGCGCTCGTCTTCGTGGAGTCCCTGCCACGAACCAGCACCGGGAAGATCGATCGCGCGGCCCTCCTCCGCGCCTTCCCGGCCGAGGACCCGGGCTTCACCGAAGAGACCACCGTGATGGAGCGGCGCGTGCTCGAAGTCTGGGAGCAGGTCCTCGGCGTTCGAGGGGCCTCTCCGCGCGATGACTTCTTCGATCTGGGCGGCCAGTCCCTCCAGAGCATCCAGGTCGCGAACCGCTTGAGCATCATGCTCGGGCGCGAGGTGCCCGTCGCCACCGTGTTCCGTCACCCCACCGCGGCGGCGCTCGCGCTGGCGCTCGAACACGGTGAGGCCGAGGTTCCCCGAGCGGAGGGACTCCCCGCGTCGCTCCTCGCGGATGCCGCGCTGCCCGAGGACGTGGTGCCTCCGCGCCTCACCGCGACCTCAGGACCGCCGCGCTGCATCCTGCTCACGGGGGCCAGCGGCTTCGTGGGCGCGCACCTCCTGGATCAGCTCCTTCGCCGCACCGACGCACGCGTCATCTGTCCGGTGCGCGCGAGGGATGCCTCGCACGCCATGAAGCGACTCCAGGCAGCGCTGACGTCTCAGCGACTCGCACCGCGTGGGCTGAACGAGCGGGTCGTCGCCCTTCCGGCGGACCTCACCCAGCCCCACCTCGGCCTGGAGCGCTCACGCTACGACGCGCTCGCGCAGGAGTGCGACGCCATCCTCCACAACGCGGCCGTGGTCAGCGTCGTGCGCGAGTACAGCAGCCTCCAGGCCGCCAACGTGCGCGGCACGCGCGAGCTCTTGCGGCTGGCCGTCACCGGACGCGCCAAGCCCTTCCACCACGTGTCGACGCTCGCGGTCGCGCCCCAGCGCGACCTCCACCCCGAGGTGCCCGAGGCGTTCGTGCCCGCCCACGCGGGCCTGCGCGACGGCTATCAGCAGAGCAAGTGGGCGGCGGAGCGACTCGTGGAGCAAGCCAGTGAGCGCGGGCTCCCCGTCAACGTGTACCGCCTGGGCCGTGTCGTGGGCGCACCGGACACCGCCCTGGTCAATCCCCAGGACCTCGTGTGGCGCATCCTGCTCGCGGGGATTCCGGTGGGCGCGCTGCCACGGCTCGACATGGGCGAGACGTGGACGCCGGTGGACTACGTGGCCAAGGCCGTGGTCCAGCTCGTCCGCGAGCCGCGTCCCGGCACTGTCTTCAACCTCGCGCCCGTGCCCGAGGTTCGTCTGCCCGAGCTGTTCACCTGGGTGCGGGAGTTCGGATACCCCATCGAGCTGTGCTCCGCGCCCGAGTGGAGCGCCCGCGTGGCCCAGCACTCCCGCTCTCCGGAACACGACTCCACGCTCGCGTTCTTCGACCTGCGCTCGGGTGACGCTCGCCCCGTGTTCGGATTGGGAGCGATTCGCGCGGAGCGGATCATCGAAGCGCTCGCGGACACGGACATCACCTGCCCGGCCGCGGACCGCGCCCTGCTTCACCGCTACCTCGACACCTGCGTCGCGCAAGGACTGCTGCCCCCACCTGCCCGTCCGTGGGACCTCTCGCCTTCTCGCTCCGCGCCCCGCTCTGAGACGACTCCCACGTGA
- a CDS encoding 3-deoxy-7-phosphoheptulonate synthase class II: MMNRNWTPRSWREKPAGYMPDDYPDLRALRRTEEELTRLPPLVFPNDARRLTTALARVTEGKALLLQGGDCAESFKEFTTDNLRDTFRLIVQMALVLTFAGGRPVVRVGRIAGQFAKPRSSPLETQGGTTLPSYRGDIINGMEFTAEARTPDPRRLVQAYHQSSATLNLLRAFSQGSYADLCNLHRWTLDFVAASPQGDRYRELADKVFESLCFMQALGLPSESPPVLGPVDVFTSHEALLLNFEEAMTRADLASGDWFDLSAHMLWVGERTRQPDGAHVEFLRGIKNPIGLKCGPTMAPDELLRLMDVLNPQGIAGRLTLIGRFGAEFIEERLPALMAATRQDGRPVIWSIDPMHGNTHKASNGYKTRAFDSIVSEVTSFLQIAAGEGVHPGGLHLEMTGQNVTECLGGSLPVTEADLSSRYHTHCDPRLNADQALQLAFVVADTLHSQRAPRARAA, from the coding sequence GTGATGAATCGAAACTGGACCCCTCGCTCGTGGCGGGAGAAGCCGGCGGGCTACATGCCGGATGACTATCCGGACCTCCGAGCGCTGCGGCGCACCGAGGAGGAACTCACGCGCCTGCCACCGTTGGTGTTCCCCAACGACGCGCGCCGCCTGACCACCGCGCTCGCGCGGGTCACCGAGGGAAAGGCGCTGCTGCTCCAGGGCGGTGACTGCGCCGAGAGCTTCAAGGAGTTCACCACCGACAACCTCCGGGACACCTTCCGCCTCATCGTCCAGATGGCGCTGGTGCTGACGTTCGCGGGGGGACGTCCCGTCGTGCGCGTCGGACGCATCGCGGGCCAGTTCGCCAAGCCGCGCTCGAGCCCCCTGGAGACTCAAGGCGGCACCACCCTGCCCAGCTATCGCGGCGACATCATCAACGGCATGGAGTTCACCGCCGAGGCGCGCACGCCCGATCCCCGGCGACTCGTCCAGGCCTATCACCAGTCGTCGGCCACGCTGAACCTGCTGCGCGCGTTCTCCCAGGGCAGCTACGCGGACCTCTGCAATCTCCACCGCTGGACGCTCGACTTCGTCGCAGCCAGCCCGCAAGGCGATCGCTATCGCGAGCTGGCGGACAAGGTCTTCGAGTCGCTGTGCTTCATGCAGGCGCTCGGCCTCCCATCGGAGTCACCGCCCGTGCTCGGCCCCGTGGATGTCTTCACCAGCCACGAGGCGCTCCTCCTCAATTTCGAGGAGGCGATGACCCGCGCCGACCTCGCGTCCGGGGACTGGTTCGATTTGTCCGCCCACATGCTGTGGGTGGGCGAGCGCACCCGGCAGCCCGACGGCGCTCACGTGGAGTTCCTCCGCGGCATCAAGAATCCCATCGGACTCAAGTGCGGCCCCACGATGGCGCCGGACGAACTGTTGCGCCTGATGGATGTCCTGAACCCTCAGGGCATCGCGGGACGCCTCACGCTCATCGGGCGCTTCGGCGCGGAGTTCATCGAGGAGCGGCTGCCGGCCCTGATGGCCGCCACGCGCCAGGATGGCCGCCCCGTCATCTGGTCCATCGACCCGATGCACGGCAACACCCACAAGGCGAGCAACGGCTACAAGACGCGCGCCTTCGACAGCATCGTCTCCGAGGTGACGTCCTTCCTGCAGATCGCCGCGGGAGAGGGCGTCCATCCAGGTGGGCTCCACCTCGAGATGACGGGCCAGAACGTCACCGAGTGCCTGGGCGGATCCCTGCCGGTCACCGAGGCCGACCTGTCCAGCCGCTACCACACCCACTGCGACCCTCGCCTCAACGCGGACCAGGCCCTCCAACTCGCCTTCGTCGTCGCGGACACGCTGCACTCCCAACGGGCCCCTCGCGCCCGCGCCGCCTGA